A stretch of the Luteimonas sp. JM171 genome encodes the following:
- the sctT gene encoding type III secretion system export apparatus subunit SctT, whose amino-acid sequence MNPFESIGDAMLALGLTLPRIIGAFVMLPLITQSNMPAMVRNSFLVSLAIVALPIAIASAPGVALSTLQWPMMVLKELFIGLAIGYLFGLVFWAFSAAGTVIDNQVGMAMAQVFDPIQGHQVTLHGQFLSEFAAWLFMASGAFLIFLGLLMDSYAIWPATSFYPDLPRTGMNLFVGQFGWFMSTLVVLAAPVMVILLIIDLSFGLMNRFAPQLNVFALTLPIKAWLSTAIILLLLGVYIEILVERLLDSEGLIDVLRRTFGD is encoded by the coding sequence GTGAATCCGTTCGAATCGATCGGGGACGCCATGCTGGCGCTGGGGCTGACCCTGCCCCGGATCATCGGCGCGTTCGTGATGCTGCCGCTGATCACCCAGTCCAACATGCCGGCGATGGTGCGCAACAGCTTCCTGGTGAGCCTGGCCATCGTGGCCCTGCCCATCGCCATCGCCTCGGCCCCCGGCGTGGCGCTGAGCACCCTGCAGTGGCCGATGATGGTGCTCAAGGAGCTGTTCATCGGCTTGGCCATCGGCTACCTGTTCGGGCTGGTGTTCTGGGCGTTCTCTGCGGCCGGCACGGTGATCGACAACCAGGTGGGCATGGCCATGGCCCAGGTGTTCGATCCCATCCAGGGCCACCAGGTGACCCTGCACGGGCAGTTCCTGTCGGAGTTCGCGGCCTGGCTGTTCATGGCCAGCGGCGCGTTCCTGATCTTCCTCGGGCTGTTGATGGATAGCTACGCGATCTGGCCGGCGACCTCGTTCTACCCGGACCTGCCGCGCACCGGGATGAACCTGTTCGTGGGCCAGTTCGGCTGGTTCATGTCGACCCTGGTGGTGCTGGCGGCGCCGGTGATGGTGATCCTGCTCATCATCGACCTGTCGTTCGGGTTGATGAACCGGTTCGCGCCACAGCTCAACGTGTTCGCGCTGACGCTGCCGATCAAGGCCTGGCTGTCTACGGCGATCATCCTGCTGCTGCTCGGGGTCTACATCGAGATCCTGGTCGAGCGCCTGCTCGACAGCGAGGGGCTGATCGACGTGCTGCGCCGGACCTTCGGCGACTGA
- a CDS encoding class 1 fructose-bisphosphatase: MSDTSLTRFLIEAQREGHINPQLRLLIEVVARACKRISVAVGKGALGDVLGDAVSGAGGSSINVQGEAQKKLDVLSNEILLEANAWGGHLAACASEEMEHCTPIPDAYPRGNYLLLFDPLDGSSNIDVNVSVGTIFSVLRAPDDAGEPRDEHFLQAGTQQVAAGYCIYGPSTLLVLTVGAGTHAFTLDREQGSFVLTRRDIRIPEDTREFAINMSNQRHWEAPMQAYVKDLLAGREGPRGKDFNMRWVASMVADVHRILTRGGIFIYPWDRREPNKRGKLRLMYEANPMGMLVEQAGGAASDGRRRIMDIQPDELHQRVPVFLGSRKEVEEACRYHAEHDAAGGERPPQ, encoded by the coding sequence ATGTCCGACACTTCCCTCACCCGGTTCCTGATCGAGGCCCAGCGCGAGGGCCACATCAACCCGCAGCTGCGGCTGCTGATCGAGGTGGTGGCGCGCGCCTGCAAGCGGATCTCGGTGGCGGTGGGCAAGGGCGCGCTGGGCGACGTGCTCGGCGATGCGGTCAGCGGCGCCGGCGGCAGCAGCATCAACGTCCAGGGGGAGGCCCAGAAGAAGCTGGACGTGCTCTCCAACGAGATCCTGCTCGAGGCCAACGCCTGGGGCGGGCACCTGGCGGCCTGCGCCTCGGAGGAGATGGAGCATTGCACTCCGATCCCCGACGCCTATCCGCGCGGCAACTACCTGCTGCTGTTCGATCCGCTCGACGGCAGCTCCAACATCGACGTCAACGTGTCCGTGGGCACCATCTTCTCGGTGCTGCGCGCCCCCGACGACGCCGGCGAGCCGCGCGACGAGCACTTCCTGCAGGCGGGCACGCAGCAGGTCGCGGCCGGCTACTGCATCTACGGGCCGAGCACGCTGCTGGTGCTCACCGTGGGCGCGGGCACCCACGCCTTCACCCTGGACCGCGAGCAGGGTTCGTTCGTGCTCACCCGGCGCGACATCAGGATCCCGGAGGACACCCGGGAATTCGCCATCAACATGTCCAACCAGCGCCACTGGGAGGCGCCGATGCAGGCCTACGTGAAGGACCTGCTGGCCGGCAGGGAAGGCCCGCGCGGCAAGGACTTCAACATGCGCTGGGTGGCCTCGATGGTGGCCGACGTGCACCGCATCCTCACCCGCGGCGGCATCTTCATCTATCCGTGGGACCGGCGCGAGCCCAACAAGCGCGGCAAGCTGCGGCTGATGTACGAGGCCAACCCGATGGGCATGCTGGTGGAACAGGCCGGCGGCGCGGCCAGCGACGGGCGGCGGCGGATCATGGACATCCAGCCGGACGAACTGCACCAGCGCGTGCCGGTGTTCTTGGGTTCGCGCAAGGAAGTGGAGGAGGCCTGCCGCTACCACGCCGAGCACGACGCCGCGGGCGGCGAGCGTCCACCGCAGTAG
- the plsB gene encoding glycerol-3-phosphate 1-O-acyltransferase PlsB, translated as MPHSPDQSRLPFPDAPGQPADQRAGATRARAVRPGKRPLWARLLGRMLAPWIGLKIEPQDPERFVDGRPVCYVLEDYGLSNALILERACREAGLPSPLLPLPGDPLGRKRAYVALSRRNAGSTLGALAPGKRPPKKTHSESLARLLDAHREDPALDVLLVPVSIFVGRSPDKASGWFSVLFSENWALVGRFRRLLAILLNGRNTVVRFAAPMEMRASVEEGLTPERTVRKVSRVLRTHFNRIRTAVIGPDLSTRRLLIDKVLSAPTVKEAIADQARRDDSKPEDAWKKAHAYAWEIAADYSHPVVRSASFLLTTVWNRIFRGVLVHHLDRLKAVAPGNEIIYVPCHRSHMDYLLLSYLLYARGIVPPHIAAGINLNLPVIGTILRKGGAFFIRRSFRGNALYSAVFTEYVAQLVAGGYSIEYFIEGGRSRTGRLLAPKGGMVAMTVRAFLRQPSRPVLFQPVYIGYEKLMEGNSYLDELSGKPKQKESIWALLAGIPKVLRQNYGQVVVNFGEPIPLAEMLAEHAPGWDGRSLGDEERPGWLSDTVDAIAHRIQVNINRAADVNPVNLLAMALLSTPKHAMSESDLLAQIALSRTLLSEVPYSELVTMTPHEPAEIVAHGEEIGILRRIAHPLGDVLSVDDETAVLLSYYRNNSVHLFTASAWIACCFLHNRRMSHANLLRLGRAVYPFLQGELFLPWDADGFAERISRTLEVFEREGLLQRVGEDDGGIFQRSAGQTDEVFRLRAIGHPLQQAFERYYIAISVLAKNGPGTLGAGELESLCQLAAQRLSLLYAPAAPEFFDRSLFRGFIQKLREMELVKLDSNSKLTFDERLDTWARDAKVILGRELRHTIEKVSPEAARPAAEPDPD; from the coding sequence ATGCCGCATTCTCCCGACCAGTCGCGCCTGCCATTCCCCGACGCCCCTGGCCAGCCCGCGGACCAGCGGGCCGGCGCCACGCGCGCGCGCGCCGTCCGGCCCGGCAAGCGTCCGCTGTGGGCGCGCCTGCTCGGCCGCATGCTGGCGCCGTGGATCGGGCTGAAGATCGAGCCGCAGGACCCGGAGCGCTTCGTCGACGGGCGCCCGGTGTGCTACGTGCTCGAGGACTACGGTCTGTCCAACGCCCTGATCCTCGAGCGCGCCTGCCGCGAAGCCGGCCTGCCCTCGCCGCTGCTGCCGCTGCCCGGCGACCCGCTGGGCCGCAAGCGCGCCTATGTGGCGCTGTCGCGGCGCAACGCCGGCAGCACCCTGGGCGCGCTGGCCCCGGGCAAGCGTCCGCCCAAGAAGACCCACTCCGAATCGCTCGCGCGACTGCTCGACGCCCATCGCGAGGATCCGGCGCTGGACGTGCTGCTGGTGCCGGTGTCGATCTTCGTTGGCCGCTCCCCGGACAAGGCCAGCGGCTGGTTCTCGGTGCTGTTCTCGGAAAACTGGGCGCTGGTGGGACGCTTCCGCCGCTTGCTGGCGATCCTGCTCAACGGCCGCAACACCGTGGTGCGCTTTGCCGCGCCGATGGAAATGCGCGCCAGCGTGGAGGAAGGCCTGACGCCCGAGCGCACCGTGCGCAAGGTCTCGCGCGTGCTGCGCACCCACTTCAATCGCATCCGCACCGCGGTGATCGGGCCGGACCTGTCCACCCGGCGCCTGCTGATCGACAAGGTGCTTTCCGCGCCCACGGTCAAGGAGGCGATCGCCGACCAGGCCCGCCGCGACGACAGCAAGCCCGAGGATGCCTGGAAGAAGGCCCACGCCTACGCGTGGGAAATCGCCGCCGACTATTCCCACCCGGTGGTGCGCTCGGCCAGCTTCCTGCTCACGACGGTGTGGAACCGCATCTTCCGCGGCGTGCTGGTGCACCACCTGGACCGGCTCAAGGCCGTGGCGCCTGGCAACGAGATCATCTACGTGCCCTGCCACCGCAGCCACATGGATTACCTGCTGCTGTCGTACCTGCTGTACGCGCGCGGGATCGTGCCGCCCCACATTGCCGCCGGCATCAACCTCAACCTGCCGGTGATCGGCACCATCCTGCGCAAGGGCGGGGCGTTCTTCATCCGCCGCAGCTTCCGCGGCAATGCGCTGTATTCGGCCGTGTTCACCGAATACGTGGCCCAGCTGGTGGCCGGCGGCTATTCCATCGAGTACTTCATCGAGGGCGGGCGCTCGCGCACCGGCCGGCTGCTGGCGCCCAAGGGCGGCATGGTGGCGATGACGGTGCGCGCGTTCCTGCGCCAGCCGTCGCGGCCGGTGCTGTTCCAGCCGGTGTACATCGGCTACGAGAAGCTGATGGAGGGCAACAGCTACCTGGACGAGCTGAGCGGCAAGCCCAAGCAGAAGGAATCGATCTGGGCGCTGCTGGCGGGCATCCCGAAGGTGCTGCGGCAGAACTACGGCCAGGTGGTGGTCAACTTCGGCGAGCCGATCCCGCTGGCGGAGATGCTTGCCGAGCATGCGCCGGGCTGGGATGGCCGCTCCCTGGGCGACGAGGAACGGCCAGGGTGGCTGTCGGACACGGTGGATGCCATCGCCCATCGCATCCAGGTCAACATCAACCGCGCCGCCGACGTCAACCCGGTCAACCTGCTGGCGATGGCGCTGCTGTCCACGCCCAAGCACGCGATGAGCGAATCGGACCTGCTGGCCCAGATCGCGCTGTCCAGGACCCTGCTATCGGAGGTGCCCTACAGCGAACTGGTGACCATGACCCCGCACGAGCCGGCGGAGATCGTCGCCCATGGCGAGGAGATCGGCATCCTCAGGCGCATCGCCCACCCGCTGGGGGACGTGCTCAGCGTGGACGACGAGACCGCCGTGCTGCTCTCGTATTACCGCAACAATTCCGTGCACCTGTTCACCGCATCGGCCTGGATCGCCTGCTGCTTCCTGCACAACCGGCGCATGAGCCACGCCAACCTGCTGCGCCTGGGACGCGCGGTTTACCCGTTCCTGCAGGGCGAGCTGTTCCTGCCCTGGGACGCGGACGGGTTCGCCGAGCGCATCTCGCGCACCCTGGAGGTGTTCGAGCGGGAAGGGCTGCTGCAGCGCGTGGGCGAGGACGACGGCGGCATCTTCCAGCGCAGCGCCGGACAGACCGACGAGGTGTTCCGGCTGCGCGCCATCGGCCATCCGCTGCAGCAGGCGTTCGAGCGCTACTACATCGCCATCTCGGTGCTGGCCAAGAACGGCCCCGGCACGCTGGGGGCCGGCGAGCTGGAGAGCCTGTGCCAGCTGGCCGCGCAGCGGCTGAGCCTGCTGTACGCGCCGGCCGCGCCGGAGTTCTTCGACCGCAGCCTGTTCCGCGGCTTCATCCAGAAGCTGCGCGAAATGGAACTGGTGAAGCTGGACTCCAACAGCAAGCTCACCTTCGACGAGCGCCTGGACACGTGGGCGCGCGATGCCAAGGTCATCCTGGGCCGCGAGCTGCGCCACACCATCGAGAAGGTCAGCCCCGAGGCGGCGCGGCCCGCAGCGGAACCCGACCCGGATTGA
- a CDS encoding YdcH family protein: MLPVDPADITHQLVRLRLEHRDLDLAISGLQANIASDELAIKRLKRRKLQLKDAIARLESAQIPDEPA, encoded by the coding sequence ATGCTGCCCGTGGACCCGGCCGACATCACCCACCAGCTCGTCCGTCTGCGCCTTGAGCACCGGGACCTGGACCTGGCGATCAGCGGCCTGCAGGCCAACATCGCCAGCGACGAGCTGGCGATCAAGCGCCTGAAGCGGCGCAAGCTGCAGCTCAAGGACGCGATCGCGCGGCTGGAATCGGCGCAGATCCCCGACGAGCCCGCGTGA
- a CDS encoding alpha/beta hydrolase, whose amino-acid sequence MREFSLRIPGGTVAGLRAGGEGGARVLALHGWLDNAASFVPLAPHLEGLDLVVPDLPGHGRSFHLPQGADYSFAAALHTVLDIADALEWETFSLLGHSMGAGIASMVAAGCPERIERLVAIEALGALPEEPQRTARRLREAVQATRALGGKQLRVFADAAPAVRARMAANALDEECARLLVERGLVEVAGGFSWSSDPRLTLPTMVRMTPAQVDDLVAGIACRTRVIYADPPQPYLPEPERSRRACLLPRGELIVIPGGHHLHMEQPAAVAAAIGDFFLHGEQGP is encoded by the coding sequence GCGAGTTCTCCCTCCGCATACCGGGCGGCACCGTTGCAGGCCTGCGCGCCGGCGGCGAAGGCGGGGCGCGGGTGCTGGCGCTGCACGGCTGGCTCGACAATGCGGCGAGCTTCGTGCCGCTGGCGCCGCACCTGGAAGGCCTGGACCTGGTGGTGCCTGACCTCCCCGGCCACGGGCGCAGCTTCCACCTGCCTCAGGGCGCGGATTATTCGTTCGCCGCGGCGCTCCACACGGTGCTGGACATCGCCGACGCGCTGGAATGGGAAACCTTCAGCCTGCTCGGCCATTCCATGGGCGCGGGCATCGCCAGCATGGTGGCCGCGGGCTGCCCGGAGCGGATCGAGCGGCTGGTGGCGATCGAAGCGCTCGGCGCACTGCCCGAGGAGCCGCAGCGGACCGCCAGGCGCCTGCGCGAGGCGGTGCAGGCCACGCGCGCGCTGGGTGGCAAGCAGCTGCGGGTGTTCGCCGATGCCGCGCCGGCGGTGCGCGCGCGGATGGCGGCGAATGCGCTGGACGAGGAATGCGCGCGGCTGCTGGTGGAACGCGGGCTCGTTGAAGTGGCGGGCGGCTTCAGCTGGAGCAGCGACCCGCGCCTGACCCTGCCCACGATGGTGCGGATGACGCCGGCGCAGGTGGACGACCTCGTCGCCGGCATCGCCTGCCGCACCCGGGTGATCTACGCCGATCCGCCGCAGCCCTACCTGCCCGAGCCCGAACGCAGCCGCCGCGCGTGCCTGCTGCCGCGCGGCGAGCTCATCGTGATCCCCGGCGGCCACCACCTGCACATGGAACAGCCCGCCGCGGTCGCCGCCGCCATCGGCGATTTCTTCCTACACGGTGAGCAGGGTCCGTAG
- a CDS encoding SprT family zinc-dependent metalloprotease, which produces MPDRLRRLLSAPPRRVQRDVIQLALDDGGSVEIQRVRDPRARRIRLSVGDRGARLTLPARASLVSGERFVHEHREWLLEQLARWADPGIRPLTPEETTSLPLRGGSVPLRWSSGRYTRIVHAGEGLVLQRPANAGPGALTRALRDFYEAEARADLGRWLPAYLPGLPAAPSRIRLRQMSSQWGSLAPNGAMSLDLSLVLGDPAAFEYVLVHELCHLIQPNHSPAFWSEVGARCPDWRRHRDYFRGEGARLKATLRTLLTV; this is translated from the coding sequence ATGCCCGACCGCCTGCGCCGCCTGCTGTCAGCGCCGCCGCGCCGCGTGCAGCGCGACGTCATCCAGCTTGCGCTGGACGATGGCGGCAGCGTCGAGATCCAGCGGGTGCGCGACCCGCGCGCGCGCAGGATCCGGCTGAGCGTGGGCGACCGGGGGGCGCGCCTGACCCTGCCCGCGCGGGCAAGCCTGGTGTCGGGGGAGCGTTTCGTCCACGAGCACAGGGAATGGCTGCTGGAGCAGCTGGCCCGCTGGGCCGATCCCGGCATCCGCCCGCTTACGCCCGAAGAGACCACCAGCCTGCCGCTGCGCGGAGGCAGCGTTCCCCTGCGCTGGTCGAGCGGCCGCTACACCCGCATCGTGCACGCCGGCGAGGGCCTGGTGCTGCAGCGTCCAGCCAACGCCGGCCCGGGTGCGCTCACCCGCGCGCTGCGTGATTTCTATGAAGCGGAAGCCCGCGCCGACCTCGGCCGCTGGCTGCCCGCCTACCTGCCGGGCCTGCCGGCCGCGCCCAGCCGCATCCGCCTGCGGCAGATGTCTTCGCAATGGGGATCGCTGGCGCCGAACGGGGCGATGTCACTGGACTTGTCGCTCGTGCTGGGCGATCCGGCCGCCTTCGAGTACGTGCTTGTGCACGAGCTCTGCCACCTGATCCAGCCCAACCACTCGCCGGCCTTCTGGAGCGAAGTCGGGGCCCGGTGCCCCGACTGGCGCCGCCACCGCGACTACTTCCGCGGAGAAGGCGCGCGGCTCAAGGCCACCCTACGGACCCTGCTCACCGTGTAG
- the ttcA gene encoding tRNA 2-thiocytidine(32) synthetase TtcA, whose protein sequence is MRTMSIVLPLAEPPPRPQPPDPARQRASLDRLARRLRHQAGRAIADYSMINDGDRVMVCLSGGKDSYTMLDVLLQLQKKAPVEFSITAVNLDQKQPGFPEHVLPEYLRSLGVDFHIIEQDTYSVVSRVVPEGKTMCSLCSRLRRGALYTYAAEHGFTKIALGHHREDMVATFFLNLFFHAKISAMPPKLLSDDGRHVVIRPLAFACEEDIAEYARLKEFPIIPCNLCGSQENLQRKQVQRMMAQWEQETPGRIETIARALADIRPSQMADPSLFDFAGLAAGAVAAGETG, encoded by the coding sequence ATGCGCACCATGAGCATCGTCCTCCCCCTCGCCGAGCCGCCCCCGCGGCCGCAGCCCCCCGACCCGGCCCGGCAGCGCGCGTCGCTCGACCGGCTGGCGCGGCGCCTGCGCCACCAGGCCGGCCGCGCGATCGCGGACTACAGCATGATCAACGACGGGGACCGGGTGATGGTATGCCTGTCGGGCGGCAAGGACAGCTACACGATGCTCGACGTGCTGCTGCAGCTGCAGAAGAAGGCGCCGGTGGAGTTTTCGATCACCGCGGTCAACCTGGACCAGAAGCAGCCGGGATTCCCGGAACATGTGCTGCCGGAATACCTGCGCTCGCTGGGCGTGGACTTCCACATCATCGAGCAAGACACCTATTCCGTCGTCTCGCGGGTGGTGCCCGAGGGCAAGACCATGTGCTCGCTGTGCTCGCGCCTGCGCCGCGGCGCCCTGTATACCTATGCGGCCGAACACGGGTTCACGAAGATCGCCCTGGGCCATCACCGCGAGGACATGGTGGCCACGTTCTTCCTCAACCTGTTCTTCCACGCGAAGATCAGCGCCATGCCGCCCAAGCTGCTGTCCGATGACGGCCGCCACGTGGTGATCCGGCCGCTGGCGTTCGCCTGCGAAGAGGACATCGCCGAGTACGCGCGGCTGAAGGAATTCCCGATCATCCCCTGCAACCTGTGCGGATCGCAGGAGAACCTGCAGCGCAAGCAGGTGCAGCGGATGATGGCGCAATGGGAACAGGAAACGCCGGGACGGATCGAGACCATCGCCCGCGCCCTGGCCGACATCCGTCCCTCGCAGATGGCCGACCCGTCGCTGTTCGATTTCGCCGGGCTCGCCGCCGGCGCCGTCGCAGCCGGCGAAACCGGCTGA
- the sctU gene encoding type III secretion system export apparatus subunit SctU → MSEKDQGGDKTEKPTPKKLRDARREGNVPKSKDLTSTVLVMGWVAGAWMLLGFMGERIAELFDRSLGAVPLPFFEALPQLGWLALQTLLWMVLPLMLLAFMLGVLVEFLQAGPVATFKKMEPKLEKLNPVDGIKKMFSMDNLIELIKSIIKCAAMLGIGYVVLKGMIERLMMLPHGNPAAMAGAVWHAIKWISVWTVAVFFFVAALDVGYQKYSYIKKLRMSRRDIKREVKDNEGDPYVKQRRKQLHQEWAQQNMLSSVRKSSVVVTNPTHIAVALQYEQGETELPVVVAKGEGAMAELIKQAAEEAGVPILQNVPLARGLNEKVELDDYIGSEFFDAVAEVLFWAEGVRRGEMGEGEGGAASG, encoded by the coding sequence ATGTCCGAGAAGGACCAGGGCGGCGACAAGACCGAAAAACCGACCCCGAAAAAGCTGCGCGACGCGCGCCGGGAAGGCAACGTCCCCAAGAGCAAGGATCTCACCAGCACGGTGCTGGTGATGGGCTGGGTGGCCGGGGCCTGGATGCTGCTGGGCTTCATGGGCGAGCGCATCGCCGAACTGTTCGACCGCTCGCTGGGCGCGGTGCCGCTGCCGTTCTTCGAGGCGCTGCCGCAGCTGGGCTGGCTGGCCCTGCAGACCCTGCTGTGGATGGTGCTGCCGCTGATGCTGCTGGCCTTCATGCTCGGGGTGCTGGTGGAGTTCCTGCAGGCCGGGCCGGTGGCGACGTTCAAGAAGATGGAGCCCAAGCTGGAGAAGCTCAATCCGGTGGACGGCATCAAGAAGATGTTCTCGATGGACAATCTGATCGAGCTGATCAAGTCCATCATCAAGTGCGCGGCGATGCTGGGCATCGGCTACGTGGTGCTCAAGGGCATGATCGAACGGCTGATGATGCTGCCGCACGGCAACCCGGCGGCAATGGCCGGCGCCGTGTGGCACGCCATCAAGTGGATCTCGGTCTGGACGGTGGCGGTGTTCTTCTTCGTCGCCGCCCTGGACGTGGGCTACCAGAAGTACTCCTACATCAAGAAGCTGCGCATGAGCCGGCGCGACATCAAGCGCGAGGTGAAGGACAACGAAGGCGACCCGTACGTGAAGCAGCGGCGCAAGCAGTTGCACCAGGAGTGGGCGCAGCAGAACATGCTCTCCTCCGTACGCAAGTCGAGCGTGGTCGTGACCAACCCCACCCACATTGCCGTGGCCCTGCAGTACGAACAGGGCGAGACCGAGCTGCCGGTGGTGGTGGCCAAGGGCGAGGGCGCCATGGCCGAGCTGATCAAGCAGGCCGCCGAGGAGGCGGGCGTGCCGATCCTGCAGAACGTGCCGCTGGCGCGCGGGCTCAACGAGAAGGTCGAGCTGGACGACTACATCGGGTCCGAATTCTTCGACGCGGTGGCCGAGGTGCTGTTCTGGGCCGAGGGGGTGCGCCGCGGGGAGATGGGCGAGGGCGAAGGCGGGGCCGCCAGCGGCTGA
- a CDS encoding recombination-associated protein RdgC, protein MFFRNLTLFRFAPSLDITHLDEGLAETALKPVGPLELSSRGFIPPFGRDSEAYSHRIGEALWLTVGGEDRLLPGAVVNDLLGKKIAEFEEQQGRKPGGRLRKQMKEELVQDLLPRAFVRPTRTDALLDLELGVCAVDTSSRKTAESVVSEIRRALGSFPALPLNAEVSPRAVLTGWIAGDPLPEGLSLGEECELKSADDHGAIVRCQRQDLESDEIARHLESGKQVTKLALNMDDHVSFVLGEDLVIRKWKFLDGAVDQLEATDADDIRAELDARFALMSAEFRRLFQILEPALKLSKADAG, encoded by the coding sequence ATGTTCTTTCGCAACCTCACCCTGTTCCGCTTCGCCCCCTCGCTCGACATCACCCACCTGGACGAAGGCCTGGCCGAAACCGCGCTCAAGCCGGTTGGCCCGCTCGAGCTGTCCTCGCGCGGCTTCATCCCGCCGTTCGGCCGCGACTCGGAGGCGTATTCGCACCGCATCGGCGAGGCCCTGTGGCTGACGGTGGGCGGCGAGGATCGGCTGCTGCCCGGCGCCGTGGTCAACGACCTGCTGGGCAAGAAGATCGCCGAGTTCGAGGAGCAGCAGGGGCGCAAGCCCGGCGGACGCCTGCGCAAGCAGATGAAGGAGGAGCTGGTGCAGGACCTGCTGCCGCGCGCCTTCGTGCGCCCGACCCGCACCGACGCCCTGCTCGACCTGGAGCTGGGCGTGTGCGCGGTGGACACCTCCAGCCGCAAGACTGCTGAAAGCGTGGTGTCGGAAATCCGCCGCGCCCTGGGCAGCTTCCCCGCGCTGCCGCTCAACGCCGAGGTGTCGCCGCGCGCGGTGCTGACCGGCTGGATCGCTGGCGACCCGCTGCCTGAAGGCCTGAGCCTGGGCGAGGAGTGCGAACTCAAGTCGGCCGACGACCACGGCGCGATCGTGCGCTGCCAGCGCCAGGACCTGGAGTCCGACGAGATCGCCCGCCACCTGGAGTCCGGCAAGCAGGTGACGAAGCTGGCGCTGAACATGGATGACCACGTCTCCTTCGTGCTCGGCGAAGACCTGGTGATCCGCAAGTGGAAGTTCCTCGACGGGGCGGTTGACCAGCTCGAAGCCACCGACGCCGACGACATCCGCGCCGAGCTCGACGCCCGCTTCGCCCTGATGAGCGCCGAGTTCCGGCGCCTGTTCCAGATCCTGGAGCCGGCGCTGAAGCTGTCGAAGGCCGACGCCGGATAA
- a CDS encoding EscR/YscR/HrcR family type III secretion system export apparatus protein, whose product MDFSNYSPALVLVIVVALALAPFVAVMVTSFTKIVVVLSLLRNALGLQQVPPNVVINGLAIVLSIYVMYPVILDTHAAISARMDGRPPPTSVQEKIDARAASNAERMRAMAAAAAQQAERDADGETAAPTSPAAADALAAEQAAIAASERGELFRGVTGGLGPAPAPAAEAEVAESGEREMPEPRVIRIDTPPPAQPTGAGMDAAYLLSLVDAGKEPLRSFLIKHSNGAERAFFLRSAERLLPPERKASLSVDDFIVVIPAFTVSELTAAFQIGFLIFLPFLIIDLVVANILLALGMMMMSPTIVSLPFKLLLFVLVDGWAKLVHGLVLTYAIG is encoded by the coding sequence ATGGATTTCAGCAATTACTCCCCGGCACTCGTCCTCGTCATCGTCGTTGCGCTGGCGCTGGCGCCGTTCGTGGCGGTGATGGTCACCTCGTTCACCAAGATCGTGGTGGTGCTGAGCCTGCTGCGCAACGCGCTGGGCCTGCAGCAGGTCCCGCCCAACGTGGTCATCAACGGCCTGGCGATCGTGCTGTCGATCTACGTGATGTACCCGGTGATCCTGGATACGCATGCCGCGATCAGCGCGCGCATGGACGGGCGGCCGCCGCCGACTTCGGTGCAGGAGAAGATCGATGCCCGGGCCGCCAGCAACGCCGAGCGCATGCGCGCGATGGCGGCCGCCGCTGCGCAGCAGGCGGAACGGGACGCAGACGGGGAAACAGCCGCGCCCACCAGCCCGGCCGCAGCCGACGCACTGGCCGCCGAGCAGGCGGCCATCGCCGCGTCCGAGCGCGGCGAACTGTTCCGTGGCGTGACCGGCGGGCTGGGCCCCGCGCCCGCGCCGGCCGCGGAGGCCGAGGTGGCTGAAAGCGGCGAGCGCGAGATGCCCGAGCCGCGGGTGATCCGGATCGATACCCCCCCGCCGGCGCAGCCCACGGGCGCGGGGATGGACGCGGCCTACCTGCTGTCGCTGGTGGATGCCGGCAAGGAGCCGCTGCGCAGCTTCCTGATCAAGCATTCCAACGGCGCGGAGCGCGCGTTCTTCCTGCGCAGCGCCGAACGGCTGCTGCCGCCCGAACGGAAGGCCTCGCTCTCGGTCGATGACTTCATCGTGGTGATCCCGGCGTTCACCGTCAGCGAGCTGACCGCCGCATTCCAGATCGGGTTCCTGATCTTCCTGCCGTTCCTGATCATCGACCTGGTGGTGGCCAACATCCTGCTCGCGCTGGGCATGATGATGATGTCGCCCACCATCGTCTCGCTGCCGTTCAAGCTGCTGCTGTTCGTGCTGGTGGACGGTTGGGCCAAGCTGGTGCATGGCCTGGTCCTGACGTACGCAATAGGATGA
- the sctS gene encoding type III secretion system export apparatus subunit SctS — protein sequence MGEMLELTRQALWLVLVLSGPAIGAAALVGLIVAFLQAATQLQEQTFAYALKFLTIVVMLFVTASLIGGSLYTYANHIFTTFPSMVHEYQ from the coding sequence ATGGGTGAGATGCTCGAACTGACCCGCCAGGCCCTGTGGCTGGTGCTGGTGCTGTCCGGCCCGGCCATCGGCGCGGCCGCGCTCGTGGGCCTGATCGTGGCGTTCCTGCAGGCGGCCACCCAGCTGCAGGAACAGACCTTCGCCTACGCGCTGAAGTTCCTGACCATCGTGGTGATGCTGTTCGTCACCGCCTCGCTGATCGGGGGCAGCCTCTACACGTACGCCAACCACATCTTCACCACGTTCCCGTCGATGGTGCACGAGTACCAGTGA